Proteins encoded by one window of Synechococcus sp. WH 7805:
- a CDS encoding carbamoyl-phosphate synthase subunit L: MPTKAHAGTAEDLGDVMSISLKDVVKPTIGFQGALQGAGTPNQAGIGGFLPLSVNENSVWFIDALVNANFGDRSSFSSIGDTLVSGTTLSTFTRLGYRWLNGDRSWMYGVNGGYDTRQMATGDTTNDLPIIDPQTVLFQQVEINAEAKSNRWGVSSYGLIPIGEYGYGSDNVATINSFYGASPLTTVGADIDCNILPGLSMSGGYCYQYSEKELDEFKSYPDGSGFKARLTYDLNDQLQAGVVYT, translated from the coding sequence TTGCCCACCAAGGCTCATGCAGGAACTGCAGAAGACCTTGGTGATGTGATGAGCATCAGCCTCAAGGACGTCGTGAAGCCGACCATTGGGTTCCAGGGAGCACTGCAAGGTGCTGGCACCCCGAATCAGGCAGGCATCGGCGGGTTCCTTCCACTGTCTGTTAATGAGAACAGCGTTTGGTTCATTGATGCACTGGTCAACGCCAACTTTGGAGACCGAAGCAGCTTCAGCAGCATTGGCGACACCTTGGTGTCAGGTACCACCCTCTCCACCTTTACGCGTTTGGGGTATCGCTGGCTGAATGGGGATCGCAGTTGGATGTATGGCGTCAACGGCGGCTATGACACCCGCCAGATGGCAACTGGTGACACGACCAATGACCTGCCCATCATTGACCCTCAAACGGTCTTGTTCCAGCAGGTTGAGATTAATGCAGAAGCCAAGAGCAATCGCTGGGGCGTGAGTTCTTATGGACTGATTCCCATCGGCGAGTATGGATATGGCTCTGACAATGTTGCCACGATTAATAGCTTCTATGGAGCATCGCCATTAACAACTGTTGGAGCCGATATTGATTGCAATATTCTACCTGGTCTATCTATGTCAGGCGGTTATTGCTATCAATATAGCGAGAAAGAACTTGATGAATTCAAGAGCTATCCCGACGGCTCTGGATTTAAGGCACGCTTGACATATGACCTGAATGATCAATTACAAGCTGGTGTCGTCTACACCTAA
- a CDS encoding 4Fe-4S binding protein, with amino-acid sequence MALDASPVLLSLAPLLVGRARRGVVGSSRYAKTLRESVRQAAADVQQRAVFILGEPGLEKDNIAALIHFGSPQRKELMLRLDAALTKADGSDLLQPLEASDGRSLIQLVGDGSLLIDQVDRAPETLKHLLLELLDGHHGFRGRLFFTSETVCPDIVQRCSLIRVPPLRVRRKDLGEWLRYGIRLRSRKLGWHKAPGVSEAVIKRLQAYDFPSNIRELETLIDRALQQINQQDGSTFPELIPEDVFWTPPRQQRYRFDIWRWKPQLREWMRAPLLWNTLLFGLVSWLFVLVNLWLWLGPQDRAHNGALNLFWAWWWPLILLGYPLVGRLWCSFCPFMVWGEISQRLVRALGWQPARWPRGESDRWASPLLAAGFALILLWEEVWNLQNTAWLSSCLLLLITAGAVIGSLCFEKRFWCRYLCPVGGMNGLFAKLSILELRAEVGTCSGSCNSYSCFKGGPADGEGMATEGCPLGTHPAHLKDNRNCVLCMTCAQACPHRSVQLALRPPAADIQREMQLPYGEPALLLVLAGDVCLHQANRLLGWIPGTPESLLDGPLLLRLLLSISALSIPALLYGLASMAFSRERIRRTLYGLLPLVWALLLARHLPLGMSEAGQLLPVSLAPMDWSWSQTLPTWRADSHVIAFCQSTFVLLGWGASVALLRRQLANHRTAWMGASGLALVLALAGRWLVAA; translated from the coding sequence ATGGCTTTGGACGCATCGCCCGTACTGCTTAGCTTGGCGCCCCTGCTGGTGGGCCGCGCACGACGGGGCGTGGTGGGCAGCAGTCGTTACGCCAAAACGCTAAGGGAGTCCGTGCGACAGGCTGCCGCGGATGTTCAGCAGCGAGCGGTCTTCATCCTCGGAGAACCGGGCCTGGAGAAGGACAACATTGCGGCGCTGATCCACTTCGGATCTCCTCAGCGCAAAGAGCTGATGCTTCGCCTCGATGCGGCCCTCACAAAAGCGGATGGCAGCGATTTGCTGCAGCCGCTGGAAGCTTCAGATGGTCGTTCCCTGATTCAGCTTGTTGGCGATGGATCACTACTCATCGATCAGGTCGACCGTGCTCCAGAGACGCTCAAACACTTGCTGCTGGAGCTTCTTGATGGTCATCACGGTTTCCGAGGACGCCTATTTTTCACCTCAGAGACGGTCTGCCCCGACATTGTTCAGCGCTGCAGCCTGATTCGGGTACCGCCGCTTCGAGTACGTCGAAAGGATCTCGGGGAGTGGCTTCGGTATGGCATCCGACTGCGCAGTCGGAAACTCGGATGGCATAAAGCTCCTGGAGTGTCCGAGGCTGTGATTAAACGTCTTCAGGCTTACGACTTTCCAAGCAACATCCGTGAGCTTGAAACTTTGATTGATCGAGCGCTTCAGCAGATCAATCAGCAAGACGGCTCCACGTTTCCGGAACTAATTCCAGAGGACGTGTTCTGGACACCGCCTCGCCAACAGCGCTACCGCTTCGACATTTGGCGTTGGAAGCCTCAACTGAGGGAGTGGATGCGGGCTCCATTGCTCTGGAACACATTGCTCTTTGGCTTGGTCAGCTGGCTGTTTGTGCTGGTCAATCTCTGGCTATGGCTGGGACCGCAAGATCGCGCCCATAACGGTGCATTGAACCTGTTCTGGGCTTGGTGGTGGCCCTTGATCCTTCTTGGCTACCCACTAGTCGGTCGTCTGTGGTGCTCCTTCTGTCCATTCATGGTTTGGGGTGAGATCAGCCAACGTCTGGTGCGAGCCTTGGGCTGGCAACCCGCTCGCTGGCCCCGCGGGGAGAGTGACCGGTGGGCCTCCCCCCTGTTGGCGGCGGGCTTCGCACTGATCCTGCTTTGGGAGGAGGTCTGGAACCTGCAGAACACGGCGTGGCTGAGCAGTTGTCTGCTGTTGTTGATCACAGCAGGTGCAGTGATTGGCTCTCTGTGCTTTGAAAAGCGGTTTTGGTGTCGATATCTCTGTCCGGTTGGAGGCATGAACGGTCTGTTCGCAAAGTTGTCAATCTTGGAGCTACGCGCTGAGGTCGGAACCTGCAGCGGCAGTTGCAACAGCTACTCCTGCTTCAAAGGCGGTCCAGCCGATGGCGAGGGAATGGCCACGGAGGGTTGCCCTCTGGGGACTCATCCCGCTCACCTGAAGGACAACCGCAACTGTGTCTTGTGCATGACTTGCGCCCAAGCCTGCCCGCATCGTTCGGTTCAACTCGCACTCAGGCCACCTGCCGCGGATATTCAGCGTGAGATGCAGTTGCCCTACGGAGAGCCCGCATTGCTACTGGTCCTGGCGGGAGATGTTTGCTTGCACCAGGCAAACCGACTGCTCGGATGGATTCCCGGCACCCCGGAAAGCCTGTTGGATGGTCCGCTTCTTCTTCGTCTGCTCCTGTCCATCTCTGCCCTTTCGATCCCAGCACTTCTGTATGGCCTCGCTTCGATGGCCTTTAGCCGCGAGCGGATTCGACGCACTCTTTATGGCCTTTTGCCACTCGTTTGGGCCCTGCTGCTGGCGCGGCATCTGCCTTTGGGTATGAGCGAAGCAGGACAGCTGCTCCCCGTCAGCCTTGCACCAATGGACTGGAGTTGGTCTCAGACCTTGCCGACTTGGAGAGCTGACTCACACGTCATTGCTTTTTGCCAAAGCACTTTTGTGCTGCTGGGGTGGGGCGCGAGCGTGGCGCTGCTGCGGCGCCAGTTGGCAAACCATCGGACAGCTTGGATGGGAGCCTCGGGATTAGCTCTCGTTCTCGCCTTGGCGGGCCGCTGGTTGGTGGCGGCCTGA